One genomic region from Paroceanicella profunda encodes:
- a CDS encoding aldo/keto reductase has product MEKRPLGRSGLEVSVLGLGTMMFHTQLDRAAAWAQMDRCLDVGCDFFDTAEIYPIPPAAEYVGRSEEFIGDWMAERGTRTRILLATKVAGRNDDNTWIRPGRTPRVSSRDILEAVEGSLRRLKTDVIDLYQIHWPDRQSPRFANDRHGFVPFDDDWVPLEEAVSAMGQLIAAGKIRSWGLSNDTPWGTMKCIALAEAMGVDRPVSVQNPYSLLNRIYENGLAEVGMMEDVGLLTYSPLAQGYLSGKYLDGKVPAGARKSFMGERMTRYEGASSEDAIRAYLGVAADFGLDPNAMALRWSVSKPWVASSIFGAANPEQLETVFASLKIDWTPELDAAVNAVHARWTNPAP; this is encoded by the coding sequence ATGGAAAAACGCCCGCTCGGCAGGTCGGGGCTCGAGGTATCTGTCCTCGGTCTCGGCACGATGATGTTTCACACCCAGCTCGATCGCGCAGCGGCCTGGGCGCAGATGGACCGCTGCCTGGACGTCGGCTGCGACTTCTTCGATACCGCCGAAATCTACCCGATTCCCCCGGCGGCGGAGTATGTCGGCCGCTCGGAGGAGTTCATCGGCGACTGGATGGCGGAGCGCGGCACGCGCACCCGCATTCTCCTCGCCACCAAGGTGGCCGGCCGCAATGACGACAACACCTGGATCCGCCCCGGGCGGACCCCGCGCGTCTCGTCCCGCGACATTCTGGAGGCCGTCGAAGGCAGCCTGCGCCGCCTGAAGACCGACGTGATCGACCTCTACCAGATCCACTGGCCGGACCGGCAGTCGCCGCGCTTTGCCAATGACCGCCACGGCTTCGTGCCCTTCGACGATGACTGGGTGCCGCTGGAGGAAGCGGTGAGCGCCATGGGCCAGCTCATCGCCGCCGGCAAGATCCGCAGCTGGGGCCTGTCGAACGACACCCCCTGGGGCACGATGAAATGCATCGCCCTGGCCGAGGCCATGGGGGTGGACCGCCCGGTGAGCGTGCAGAACCCCTATTCCCTGCTGAACCGCATCTACGAGAACGGTCTGGCCGAGGTGGGCATGATGGAGGACGTGGGCCTGCTCACCTACTCGCCGCTGGCGCAGGGCTATCTCTCCGGCAAGTATCTCGACGGCAAGGTGCCGGCGGGTGCGCGCAAGAGCTTCATGGGAGAGCGCATGACCCGCTATGAGGGTGCCTCCTCCGAGGACGCGATCCGTGCCTATCTCGGCGTGGCGGCCGATTTCGGGCTGGACCCGAATGCGATGGCGCTGCGCTGGTCCGTCTCCAAGCCCTGGGTGGCCTCGTCCATCTTCGGCGCGGCGAACCCGGAGCAGCTGGAGACGGTGTTCGCCTCTCTCAAGATCGACTGGACGCCCGAGCTCGACGCCGCGGTGAACGCGGTTCACGCGCGCTGGACCAACCCGGCGCCCTGA
- a CDS encoding GFA family protein has translation MTDTGCSGGCPCGGVAFEGALESTRVVACHCGQCRASSGHFWASAGLREVRISGETLRWHRSSPGHERGFCGHCGAFLFWRPVGAARVAVSAAAVTSGPALRLDRHIFTADKGAYYEITDPLPCFEGDDTAPGATPWYPAPSSA, from the coding sequence ATGACAGACACCGGCTGTTCCGGCGGCTGCCCCTGCGGCGGCGTGGCCTTCGAGGGCGCATTGGAGAGCACCCGCGTGGTGGCCTGCCACTGCGGGCAGTGCCGGGCCTCGTCGGGCCATTTCTGGGCCAGCGCGGGGCTTCGCGAGGTGCGGATCAGCGGCGAGACGCTGCGCTGGCACCGCTCCTCGCCCGGGCATGAGCGCGGATTCTGCGGGCACTGCGGGGCCTTCCTGTTCTGGCGGCCGGTGGGCGCCGCGCGGGTGGCGGTCTCCGCGGCGGCGGTCACCTCCGGGCCGGCGCTGCGCCTCGACCGGCACATCTTCACCGCCGACAAGGGCGCCTATTACGAGATCACCGACCCCCTGCCCTGCTTCGAGGGCGACGACACGGCACCTGGCGCCACCCCCTGGTATCCCGCCCCCTCCTCCGCCTGA
- the folD gene encoding bifunctional methylenetetrahydrofolate dehydrogenase/methenyltetrahydrofolate cyclohydrolase FolD encodes MAAEIIDGKAFAAGLRSRVAAGVAALKEAHGLVPGLAVVLVGEDPASQVYVRNKGRQTLECGMQSFEHRLPADAAETEILDIVARLNADPQVHGILVQLPLPAHVDAGKVINAIDPAKDVDGFHISNAGLLATGQKAMVPCTPLGCLMMLRDRLGSLSGKHAVVIGRSNIVGKPMAALLLRESCTVTIVHSRTVGIEALCRQADILVAAVGRPEMVTADWVKPGATVIDVGINRIDAGEGRTRLVGDVAFASVSAVAGALSPVPGGVGPMTIACLLANTLTACARVHGLPEPEGLAV; translated from the coding sequence ATGGCCGCAGAGATCATCGACGGAAAGGCCTTCGCGGCCGGATTGCGGAGCCGCGTCGCCGCGGGGGTTGCCGCGCTGAAGGAGGCGCATGGCCTCGTCCCCGGCCTCGCGGTCGTGCTGGTGGGGGAGGACCCGGCCAGCCAGGTCTATGTCCGCAACAAGGGCAGGCAGACGCTGGAATGCGGCATGCAGTCCTTCGAGCACCGCCTGCCGGCCGATGCGGCGGAGACCGAGATCCTCGACATCGTGGCCCGGCTGAACGCCGATCCCCAGGTGCATGGCATCCTGGTGCAGCTGCCGCTGCCGGCGCATGTCGACGCCGGGAAGGTGATCAACGCCATCGACCCGGCGAAGGACGTGGACGGGTTCCACATCTCCAACGCCGGCCTGCTGGCCACCGGGCAGAAGGCGATGGTGCCCTGCACGCCGCTCGGCTGCCTGATGATGCTGCGCGACCGGCTGGGCAGCCTGTCGGGCAAGCACGCCGTGGTCATCGGCCGCTCCAACATCGTGGGCAAGCCGATGGCGGCGCTGCTGCTGCGCGAGAGCTGCACTGTGACCATCGTGCACAGCCGCACCGTCGGCATCGAGGCGCTGTGCCGGCAGGCCGACATCCTGGTCGCCGCCGTGGGCCGCCCGGAGATGGTGACCGCGGACTGGGTGAAGCCCGGCGCCACAGTCATCGACGTGGGCATCAACCGCATCGACGCCGGAGAGGGCCGCACCCGGCTGGTGGGCGACGTGGCGTTCGCCTCCGTCTCCGCCGTGGCGGGCGCGCTTTCCCCGGTGCCCGGCGGCGTGGGGCCGATGACCATCGCCTGCCTGCTGGCCAACACGCTCACCGCCTGCGCCCGAGTGCACGGATTGCCGGAGCCGGAAGGCCTCGCCGTCTGA
- the pdeM gene encoding ligase-associated DNA damage response endonuclease PdeM → MAHIPLTLAGCRLEARSGGALWWPAERLLCVADLHLGRAERMARRGGALLPPYETRDTLTRLAAEIDACAPRCVVALGDSFDDDAAAAGLDAQESALLAGLTRRADWVWISGNHDPAGPGGQARATLSRGPLTFRHIADPGALGEISGHWHPKLRVSLGGRGLSRPCFLADDARIVLPAFGTYTGGLDCRRAPLAGLMRPGARAVLTGQPMLSLPLPAAGAPPCAPPARHHHGDRT, encoded by the coding sequence GCCGGCGGAGCGCCTGCTCTGCGTGGCGGACCTGCACCTGGGCCGCGCCGAGCGCATGGCACGGCGCGGCGGCGCCCTGCTGCCGCCCTACGAGACGCGCGACACGCTCACCCGCCTCGCGGCGGAAATCGACGCCTGCGCCCCGCGCTGTGTGGTCGCCCTGGGCGACAGTTTCGACGATGACGCCGCCGCCGCCGGCCTCGACGCGCAGGAAAGCGCCCTGCTCGCCGGCCTCACCCGCCGCGCGGACTGGGTGTGGATCAGCGGCAACCATGACCCCGCCGGGCCCGGCGGCCAGGCCCGCGCCACCCTGTCGCGCGGCCCGCTCACCTTCCGCCACATCGCCGACCCGGGCGCGCTCGGCGAGATTTCCGGCCACTGGCACCCGAAACTGCGCGTGAGCCTGGGCGGGCGCGGGCTCAGCCGGCCCTGTTTCCTGGCGGATGACGCGCGAATCGTGCTGCCGGCCTTCGGCACCTACACCGGCGGGCTGGACTGCCGGCGCGCGCCGCTGGCCGGGCTGATGCGGCCGGGGGCACGTGCGGTGCTCACCGGTCAGCCCATGCTCAGCCTGCCGCTTCCGGCGGCGGGCGCCCCCCCCTGCGCGCCGCCGGCGCGCCACCATCACGGAGATCGGACATGA